TGGGAAGTTCTACCTCACGGCTCTTGCTTACAACATTCTTCTTCAGGCAGTTTCAAAGTCTTAAAGACATGTTCTGATGCGGTACCGACGTGCTGCTGTTTTCTACACAGAATCCTCTTTGTTAGCCGTCTacccacttttttttccccttctcctcctcatcctgtcTCCTGTGCTCTGTCCTTCAGGTGTGGCTTGGATGTGACAGACAGCTGCCAGTGGTGGCCTGGTTTCACACCTTGgctgtccccccccccctccacagaCAGCAGCCTGGGAAACCACAGGCCACCAGGCTGGCGCCAGCCTGTACGGCTTAGAGCAGGGCAGCCGGCCCAATCAATACCTCTGCATTTCCTGTCCATTTGCTCAGGTCTCTTCATTAATAATTACTGCTTGGCGGAGCTTCAATGCGCTCGCTGGCTGGGCCAAGGGGAGAGGCTGTGTGACCTTTCCCCGCCCCTGGGTTGACTTGGATCACATACACAGGCATGGGGACAGACATAATAAGGCAACATAGATGACATTACTCCTGATTCTTGccatttccctccctctgtggaGAAGGATATCACGCCaaacaccattaaaaaaaaaaaaaatacatatttttgcaGCTGTGCTTATCAGCAGAGGTACATACCTGGTAGAACATGACTTTGAGACATTTTCACAACTGGTTTTGGAGCTGCTTTTCAATTTGGCAAACACCCACTACATCCAGCAGCTATGATTTCACCATCGTCGGAGGTGTGCAGTAACGAGCAGGGCGAACCTGGGCGATTTctaaaaaacgtttttttttttttagaataagtGCTGCTCGGTGCGTCATTTGCCGTTCATGGCGCATTTTCCAGATGACAATAACAATCCCTCAAAACATCTTAAATTACGTTCTGCCTGGTATGTGCCTCTGCTGATAAGCAAGGTAACAATAAAGTGCCAGGTTTTAAAATGCAGCTTAGCGTGAGATTTtctccacacaggagagaagaggTCTGTATTAGAGCCAACAAAACGCATGACATGATGCTGaagtaatgtgtttttgaatttttttttaatgatgaccTTTTATGGATACATAGCCATTGCATTTCTGATGCACACTGTCATCcacaacagagcagaacagTTTCTCCGGACACGAGCCAGTACCTGGCTCAAAAGGAGTTCATTTGTCTCTGAAGTGTCAACTGTTCACTGGTTCTCGTCCTGTTGCCTCTGCAGACAAAGACACTTTagatgtaagtgtgtgtgtgtgtgtgtgtgtgtgtgtgtgtgtgtgtgtgtgtgcgtgtgttagtCCAGGTCAAAATTTAGTGATGGCGGAGGCGATGTTCTCCAAGGCGGATCGAGCCTCGGAGGAGGGGAAAGCCTGGATGGCCTCCAGAGccttgttgccatggtaacagcaTAAGTCCACAGCTGAGCTCACGCCTTTCTCCGACTTAACTGCTGCCAAAAGCTGTCGAAGGGATGAAAACACACGTTAGTTTGTCACGTCAGTGTCACTCTTGTTTCTATACAGTTATCAACACGACTAACTGTTCAGAGCCAGAGAGGTTTAACAGCACACTCTTAAAAAATAAGAGTAAAAACTGGATTGTACAGGAGGTAAAGCTTTTCTTTTAATGACAGAAAACTCATTGTTTAACACAATCACGTGTCTGTATGCGGCCTCTGGTACCCCTGCAGGCAGCGTACCACATTTAACTACTAAGGGAAACATTTCAGGCTCATCACGGTGagttatatttataaaaaacattGGCAGGCCTTCTTTGATGATGAGAAGGGAAACGCACTGAATTTTATTCATCTGTTGGTTCTACACAGTCGTCTCACAGCAGTGTGAATgatttgaattgttttgttattgctgttatatgctgtttaaaagaacatttaataaTTTGAAGTCCATGTGTCTCTGTATGTGAGACaggagggcacacacacacatcaagtcAAATCAGCCCCAGCCGACAGCTTAAGTACACTGACTGAGTGAATTTGGGCACCTTCTTGTGCCTCACTGCTGGTGCGTTAGGACATCTTTTTGCTGACGGCGTTTTTACCTCATAAATTCTGGAGGTGGAAAAGCCCCGTAGGCCTTCCTTGTCTAAAAAAAATTTGCAGGTGTCACCCTGGCTGCTTATTCAATTTAGAAAAgattcatcttcctcctcatttcACAGCATCTTATGTATCAaacgtgttttgttttgcattacCGTAATGTTCACTCTTATTTTACTGTCCCCTGATTCTCCTACGGTAGCATGTTAGGTAACCTCACAAGTTCTTTCTCCATGCACGTCCTGATTCTTATTTCTTTCCAGCTTCAAACTCCATCTTGTACATCCTGATCTCATCAGTATTCAGCCACAGTAGCATATCAGAATCTGGATTTGGATAATTAGAACTACAAAAATCTAACACTACTTACAGAtgaatttcaaatgttaaaataaaaatggatttatacaattaaaaaatgttgtttttacctgCTAACTTAATGATACAGAAAGTTTACcacaattaataaataaaggaatGTTCTTAAGTAGCCTAAAAGTGTTTAATATAAACgcaacaataatataatataaacacgATGAAACAAAtaatcacataaataaataaaggggaATGATAAAAGTTGCCCAAGTTTTCAAGGTTGATGTATTTTGAAGAGGTATAACTTGCTCCAAGTAAAAACCACCTGAACTTTTCAAGAACCTCTGACAAAGTCTTTCACTGTAAATCCTGTTCTACATcataaaaaacaatacatgattttttattatttattccaggaatttattgatttaatgattgaaattgtgatttaaaaatgaactttttcaAAAGGCTCAACAACTGAAAACTACTTAGTCAGCTCTCGTTGGctagagctgtgtgtgtgtgtgtgtgtgtgtgtgtgtgtgtgtgtggctgtgaatgaacctgctgctgctgctgctgttaacaCTAAACCaagataatattttatatattcgttattatattattaattttttgtcaagcatatttacttatttagttAAACTGGTCATTATGTCTGAGTGAATGGGTTAAACAGACGACCAAAGGCTTCTCTCCTGCAGTCAGATGTTCTTATATTATTAGTGAAAACTACGAATGACTTGAAATAATATTCTACCCAGTTTGAACTCTCTTTCTCCCATAATGACTAATTTTACAGATGGCAAATCTGTTTGCTGAAAAGTATCTTTTTGGGGATCTTTCCTAATTAGGGATGGGAGACTAATATACTGAATGCAAAACAGTATAAAATGGGTGTTTCTGTAAACATTTATGCTTATTTATCAGAGTTAATGGGATGAAAGCACATGCTAAATCATGTAGACAATTTGTAGCAGCCAGAAACGTACACAAAGTTCCTCTAATTATGCGGACCCATCTTTATGCTGAATCAAAGCAAAGTTTTACACTCGTGGGCCCAAggtctttctttttcctccccaaAATTTCATCCCTCACTCTGTCCTGCTCTCAGCTTTCCTCCTCGTGTCCCCtcatctctccttcccttcaAACTTCTCCCCATGTCCCCTTTTCGACAGGTCTGCTGAAGGAGATTCTCTCACAATGCCACTGTCTCAGAGCCTCAGTGTCTCCTCCACAAATAGGCCTCGGTAACTAATCCTTCCTGCTCTGGTTTCAGACGGGACCAGATAACCCCCCCAACACCATCAGACCCCTCCTCTGTAGCTTCAGTCTCTTCTTGCACCCCTATCGGCCCCCTTCTTCCCTCACACATTGACTTTGGAAAGCTCATTTCTCAACTTCGATATAGGTTACAGTGAAAAGACgtcctgtttttctttggctATGGCTCTGTGAGTGGCGATAAATAAACAGgtgaaaacaacaagatgaaacaatgaaaaatagaGTTATCTTGACGAAATGTAGCACAAAGGCAACAAAGTGGTAAGAGCACAGCTTTGCTGTGACATTGTGAAGTATAGTTCACTTAAAAGGCAGATTCTGTATAGAGGAATAGACTTACCTTTGAGTAATCCAGTTGGTTTCTCATTGTTTTTGCCTTGCCgagaacagagaaagaagtaAATATTAGTTAAATTACCAAAGTTTTCAAGACTGCCCTAacttaaaaaggtaaaattTAATGAATTTTAGGGATAAACCATCTTTAAATTTAAGAGAAATGATTTGGACTTGTCAAGAACTCCTGACAAAGTCCTTCACTTTAAATCCCGCTGCTGCAGTACgtcaaaaaaaaagggattttcCTCAAGATGCAAAGATTTATTTAACGAACAATGCGTCACTGAATTAAGTGGTTTTGAGGTTGATGGTTCATTTACAGCAAATCCTTTAAGgcgttattttattttccacatcTTTAAGGCTAAAATGTCTTGAAAGTCCAGGTTGCTCGCATCATGGTGGTGCTTcaaattgtttaattaaaaaaaaaaaattgccagCAAAGCTCAAATAAAGTCGTGTACCAAAGAAAGCCAAGTTAGCTGCTGTATTTAGACATTTAGCAGTGCTCTGAGATTCAACATTCTCACTATGATAATGCttacatgctgatgttaagtAGGTGTTGTGCTAACTTATATTAGTTTCAGCTGAGGCTGAGGGGAATATCATTAGTTCTGCAGGTATTTGGTATTAGTAatgaatgtttgtaccaaatttcatgacaatccatccaatagttgtggAGATATAAGCCACTGCACCATTATAATTTATATACTTTGCAATGATGCGTGTAACAAGGCCAGTGTTACCATACTTCATTACAAAaagcacacaacaaaacaaaacaaaatcattgcagctgcagcagtggtgTCGCAGACCATTCGTACCTGCTGCAGTTGTTGCTGCCACGTCTCCTCGCCAACGATCTTACGGTGGAAAACCACCGGGGCGGCGCTGAAACTAAACGTCGCCGGCTCTCCCATGCTCTTCACAAACGGCTGCAGGTCATAGTTAAGCTACAGGAGGGAGAGATGTCACATTTGTCAATCAGGCtcatgttttactttgaaaccaATTAGATCGGGCCATTGATAAATATATGAACAGGTGAGCGTGCATCCTGCCTACCAACCCCCATGGACGACCCTGTTAATGAGCAGCATGATGAACGGTCTGGTGAAACACACAGCTAGTCTGATGAGGACGGTTCTCCTTCAAAGAcctcatttctgtttccttccaTGCTGAGATTCCCTGCAGCCACTGAGGCCTGCAGACAGGCAGCTACAGGGAGCCACAGCAGGAGAGGACGTACTAACACAGCACTGCGAGTGGGACCATTATGAACGACATTTAGGCTAGCACCAATAAGATTCAGCTGAAAGCCTCTGAACCTTGAAAAATGTGTTAGCATCTGCATTATCTGCTGCATTAACATACTAATTTTAGCCTGGCACAAATCaaccttcctctttcctttatTCCCCATTCTTTATGTTTGTCTCAGATgccattatttttttgtgtaaaaatcAGAGGTGGTGTCAAGCATTTAATCAAAAGACATACTAATATTGTTCAACTAAAATAAGCCCATtattcacacagacaggagagaaaaagtttAGAGACTGCTGCTTCCTGGTAGCTCAGTGAAGAAATAGGACGGTGGTCAGGAGGGACAAAGTTTCGCTACAGTGATGAGGTGCATCAGTAATCTTTAGTACTGTATTGGCCTAAATATAAGACAAAATTCGAGGACTGTACTTTTATATGTTCACCACAGCGAATATGTTGTAGTTTGTTAGCCATTCTGGACTgtgagtgttaatgtttgtaccacaggcgttttggaccactgggaaaaagaggaggttttcagactCGGGGTGCGGGGGAATGCTGACTGGAAGctgagctggtgtcgtgccagaaccggagctgagcaagtgggcaatgtaactgggctcagcagcctctatggacataatgaccGAGGTGAAAGgaccaaagaaataaaaggaaataaaaggttgaaagacagatgctgagctgtGCTTCTCGCTGTTGGACTagtgagtaatattagctggctgctaggTCTTGTGTTAGCAACCAGGCTGCTGTTTTTTCctatcataagtaatataatcataagaaatacatgtgtacaactgtccatagTCATGATAGCGGTATTGCAAAACTACCATTTTCTCTCAGAATGTTGGTTTAATGTTGCTAGGCTAGCAAGTCTTTCCGTTTATAGTGTGTCTTTTAGATTCAATCAGCTCTAGAAGTGTTTAGTTTTACCGGCAGGAGTGTCCGATGTCTCAATTAACATATTTAACACTAGAGATGCCCAACAGGTCAGGTTTAAAGTGTTTCGTATCTTCACACGTAaattacaacaacacaaatgaaGAAAGTGTGAAATAATCAAAACTGTTCCCACATATATTATCCCATCACTCGTAGAAAAAAGCCAATTTCTGACGACGCTTTCAAACCAAGACATTCAACATCTCAAAATGTAGCCCACTGTTGTGGCCCTTAAGATCAGACTTACTTTGTGGCCCAGTGATAGGTGCTTGCCGTACATGTAGGCCATTCTTTGGGACTTCTCATTGTGTTTGGCAAGCTCCATCGCAGCTTGACAGCTCTTGGCCAGCAGCGCCCCGTGGGACAGAAATGCCTGTTCCTCCCATGCCGCCATGTCGATGCCATCGGTGAGGCTATTCTCCTGGAGAGCGAACAGAGGCAGAGACACCGCAGGCCTGAGCACAACTTCAAACTTCCAACAGAGCAACTCAATTACAAACAAGACCTCCTTGTTCTGTGACTCTATGTTTTAGTATGTAACTGGAGAGTAACAGTTTAACACAATATTTCAATTATTGAATTTGAATATGTTAGTTTATGTCCAACATAATAGAGAAAAATTCACCTTTGTCAATTCATTTTCAAGTATTTTCTAGAAGAAACAGACGAAACCCACAACTGAAACTGTGCTGAATGAACTAGCTGTTCACAGAGCTGCATTTAACTTCTATGCTTTACACAGCTGGAATCAACTTCCTGATGATCTAAATGCATGCCACCTTTCGccactttgaaataaaacagctttattttccttttaatgcacttttgtttattttacttaaaaGGGTGGTTAAAAGGATAAtgtctgtgttactgtatgttgttCTTAATGCTaacaaatctcatgaaaagacaaaaaaaaaaacaatatttaatgtgttcGTACCCTGTGTACCTGgaaatgatatatatatgacatatattCAAGATACTACTAATTGCAACTAAGAAATCAATAACAAGGAACTGGTACAAGACTGAATCTCCAACCATAGAACAATGATTAGGAATTGTAAAAGAGATCTATTGTATGGAAAAATGACCTAACAACTTCAACTGAGAGAGAATGTCTCTGCTACTAAATGGGAAAAATTATTGAATGAGTGTTTCATTGTACAtctgaacaaaaaataaataaaaataatgtccATCTCCATCTAATGAAGATCTAAAAATCAGTGAGAATGGGTCGCATCAAGTTcctcatctttattttttgtctcaACTCAtcaattcattttgttttattattttaaaatagattattttattgtgtacGATGTGTTTTCCTCACATTAGCACTTTAACTGACTGTTTAGCTCGACTGCGCCACGTATAGAAGAAGAATAGATGCTTTACCTCAACATTATTTGAATTCTCATAGTAGAGTCCTTGAACTATATCACCGATGGCACTTGAGATCATTTCAACAACctgtaaaacagaaagaaacaacaaaaacgaGACATTTAGGTTTCACATTGACACGCCATCCTCTTATGTGTTGAATTGAGCAAAGTTAAATAATGGGTTTGATCTGCACAACAGGCAACGCGTCCATCAACAGCCACGTGttctgctgaagtgtccttggtcTCGGGCACTGAACCGATAACCTGCACCCTCATTATAAATCACTCTGGCTAACAGCATCGATTAACCTCCTAAAATGCAGATGTAAATGAGGTTGATCAAAACTGACATGCTACTCAGTTCATCCGTGAGATTTGTAATTAAAAACCACAATTTCCCCCTGATTGAAGCGTGAGCTAACAGCGCTCTCAACTGAACAGCTGGTTTGGTGAATAAATCAGAGGTGAGACGAGGGTCGGAAAACCAGGTGAACTGCTGCAAACTCAGCTGCTCATTATCAGGCCGTAGGGGAGCTCCTGTTGATTTCATAAAGCAGATCCAGGCTCGCCTCCATTCGTTATACTTTTGTATTTATAGAGAAGTCCAGTCGATAGAGACAGATCaggtgtctgtcctgtctgagGGGCTGAAATGGAGCTAAAAGGCAGATGGTGAGACGAAATCAGACTGTGTCCAGAGAGCAGAGGGGTTAACAAGGTTTTGGAGTTATGATCTGACTTTGGGGGTTTCTTTGCTCTCCTTTTCCAGCACAAATTATTTGAggatttatttcagtttgtgcCTTTGAGCATTGCAGCCTCTGTTGATAGGTACAGTATCTATACATTGTTGGTTTTCTGAAGAAGTGGCACAGAAAGATTAAAACGAAGAACCACTTCTGTTACCACCACGCTATAGACGCTTTCCAGCACCAGGTAATCAATGTATTGTACAAGACAAAATGTCCTGCTTTTTcgtctatatattatatatttaactaattttaaaaaagctaaaaGTTGCCACATAGTGGCTTGTTGAGGTCTGAATAGTTTCTTTGAGACTGCAGTTGCCCATTTCCTCTTACAGGGGGCATGCACGACTACATTTTAGTTTACAGAAACACTACTGGCCCCTTATCAACCACCAGAAGAGAGGCTGCATCTTTTCCAATGATTATTCAAAGTCTGGATCTAATGAATGAGTCAAACTCTGAAGTAGATCTCTCCGTCCTTCATTCACAGCCACACAGAACAGTGTGGACAGAGGAGTGGAGGCCACGCCTGTACAGTTCAGATGAATGAGGTTAAATTTAGAGCTCCTTCAGCTCATCCCAGACATCCTTGGTTCATCAGAAAAGTCTGGTGACGCTGGCTGCTCCGTCAGCCTCGCAGTGCCCTTTGGGTAACTGAATCCACTGGGGGAAAATATTGAGGAAACCCGAGCTTCGCCCACAGACCTGGAAGGACAATGTGCCTACAGTATTACCAGATGTGGTGTCTCTGCCTGCCTTGGGAAGTGGGGGCCAGTGGGGGTCTTTTTTTGGAAAGTATCAGATAAGCTCTCCCCCTGCCTCCCCCTTACTCCATTCCCAAATCCAGCCAGATCGTGTTTTGCCGACAGGTCTGCGAGGGGGGAGAAACCGGAGCTCCACGATGAGATTACTTTACAGTTTATACAAGTAGCGGCATAGGTTTCCTCTCAAGGCCACGACACATAATCTCCATCGCTCTCACTgccttaaaagaaaaagaaaaaaaaaggctggttTATGAGAAAAACTTCGAAAGCTGCAAGAACTACTCATCTGTCACCCTGTGTATTAAAAAGATGCGGTACAATGACCACATACACAAGCTGTAAGAAGAGACAGTTTTCGTAGCAGACTCACACTGCCCTCAGCTTAACAACACTCTGTCACAATTATAAATATCAGACAATTAGCAGATTTAAATGAGCGAAAAGGAAATTGTCTTTATTGCATTCCCAGAGGCTGACTCTaagttaaaaaggaaaacagtctatttgtttgctgtttttctacTCTGCGTGTGAAgaattttgatattttgaaaaaTTGTCTTCTTGGGAGGCCGAATGAAAGATGCGTTCcagttgcatcatgggaatgAGCCTGTGTTTTTGCATTGCGATGCTTCATTTTAATTGCATGTGCCAATCATGGCGAGTTAGTCTCCTCAGATACTGCAGATAGACACAAAggttaatgatgatgatgttgtacAGAAATAGCCACACTCGTGTCCACACCCTTTTTGGCTCACTTTTCATCACTTCTTGTCCAAAACTCCGCAAAGTTTGTTCGGCTCTATTACAGACTGATGTAAACATAAACCCCATTGAAATTCACTGGAGGAGGTAATCATGAATAAAAGTCctcaactcaaggtccacttgttttttttgtcctagAGCGTTTTTACCATATCACACCGTTTTAATGCAGCAAATGCTaagttgtcatggaaatgtaGATGTTCTGAGCATCACTGTCGGCTCATAAAGACCATGTAAActgactgaaagctccagagcaAGCAAGCAATTGGACCTTAAGTTGAGATTGTCTTGTCATCTGTTGTTTCCAAGGTCGAGGAAAAAGCTTGGGACAATGATCTGTTGTTAAAACTTTCTTGAGGTTCATTGCCGTGATTTCCcagattttaatgtttcttgtCTTTCATCAAAGAAAACTGACAAACCAGAGCCAGAAGTCAACATGAACTCACAAATAGAATGTGAAGTTAAGTGGATGTGAACTGGATTTTGGTAATGTACCATTCAaccagctgaaagaaaaaacaacaaaaaatctggTCAAAACTAATCCCTTTCCTGTAACTGTAGCTTACCATGATGGACTTCATTCTTCTTTGCAATAAACTAATTTCCCTGCTGCCCATAAACCAGTGAAGAACGGCTTCACGAAAAGCTGAATATGAGCATTGGTGCATACTGTGGTTTGCCCTGggctcattttgttttgctaaCCTTTTCAAACATGAGTAACTGCTGGCTATCGGATGTCCATCTCCTTATTACCCTTAAAAACTTCCACTTTACGGATGTTTCCTGTGGTTGCTTCAGATTACATTCACACTTCTTATGAACAGTTTGCAGGTTTGTttggtggagaaaaaaaaaaaaaagacttttaacGTTGCTTCATTGTCACTTGAGTTTGACTGGCGTCGTTCTCACCTTGACAATGAACCACACTAAACAGGAACAGATGCTCCAAAACTTCAATTCAACCGATGCCAACTTGCTTGGTGTGAATGCGCACTTAATGTGATTAAATTATCGTTAGCTCAAGTCATCAGCAGATCTGCCATCATTTCATTCTCAGTGTGTTCCCCTCATCTTCCAGGGTAACAACAATATCAATTCCATTACTGTAAATTGTAGCTTAGCCACACAGTAACAATTATCTCTCATAGTACTGCTGCAGTGACAAATACTAATGAAAGCCAATTaggactgtaaaaaaaagatgccaCACCTT
This DNA window, taken from Larimichthys crocea isolate SSNF chromosome XXIV, L_crocea_2.0, whole genome shotgun sequence, encodes the following:
- the pdss2 gene encoding all trans-polyprenyl-diphosphate synthase PDSS2; amino-acid sequence: MFSRLSCRTLSSRGQRTLSLFSSSGSSNWTKVVSDAEKIVGYPTSFMSLRCLLSDELSNVAMHVRKLVGTQHPLLNTARGFVYDSKNNLQMRGLVVLLLSKAAGPSHAASDLLTQDMVSGIYPSQRNLAEITELIHTAFLVHRGIVNLKEWTVSDGPLKDMQFGNKMAVLSGDFLLANACTGLAQLDNTKVVEMISSAIGDIVQGLYYENSNNVEENSLTDGIDMAAWEEQAFLSHGALLAKSCQAAMELAKHNEKSQRMAYMYGKHLSLGHKLNYDLQPFVKSMGEPATFSFSAAPVVFHRKIVGEETWQQQLQQAKTMRNQLDYSKLLAAVKSEKGVSSAVDLCCYHGNKALEAIQAFPSSEARSALENIASAITKF